AGAAAATTACTACAGTTTCATTAAGATAGCCACTGCTTTCTAACTTTATCAAAAGATTTAAGTATTGAGAGTCCATTATATGAGGGTAATTAAGTTGCTCGTGACTAACAGATTCCTCCCAAAATATTCCGAATAAATTGTTGTCTTTCAAATTTCTAGATAGACCATAAATATAATTCAAAAGGGTTttgtaatacattttattttgataacaCATATGGTAATTATAGAATTTATTCTTGAATAGTGTTCTCGATTCGTACATGAATGGTAGCAGATAATAATCGGTTGGCAAATTGTTTAGATTGTATTCGTATGCACCTAAAAGTCCTGCCATGCTGTCTGATCCTAGAGCCGTAACATACCCAGACCTTTTGTATTGATCCCAAACGAATGGACCCATGTTAGTGTCAATAGtattgttatatttataaatattctcATCTTTAAAAGACTTTCCTAGCAATAATGGAAATAAATTAGGGAATGAATTATCGCCCAACTTGTTGTAGCCTAACAGCTGGACACTTCCTCTGTCTCGTAAAAATTTTGCTGTCCCAGGCATAGTTCTAAGAAAATTGATACGCGATACACTTTCTAGGCCAAATATCATAACATTGAATTTATTAGACTCTTTTCCAGCTATCGTTTTTGTATTCTTCATAAAAATGAAGAAGTCGGTGTAAAATATACTGTCTAAATAATAGCACTCCACTCTAACAAATTCGTGACGTCCTTCTATGGTGTCCGTAAATTGTATACAGCTTTCGTAGACTATGTCTTCCATGGATTTCTTGGCGTAGAAACTCTGGTAGCAGCAATAGAACTGTGCCTTTTCCATAACATTATAATGCTCTAAAGCTGCCTCTTCAATTATAATGTGAGATTCATTAGAAATTAGAAGTGGATACGATTTAGCACAATCTATTGTCTTCTTTGGTAACCCAACTAGACCTTTTATATTTTCGCTAATTAGTGGAAACGCAGGAATAATACATCCTTCGGTAAATATTGCGAAGGCTTCGCTGTTACTTAGTGTACTTTCTATtgaaacaatgaaataatataaaaatagtgCAAATAGTACAACCATTTTCCGACTTTTCCAATTGATTATTAGTTCTTTTGTGACGGACCACGTCGAAGTTATTTATAAACTTCGAAgtttataaataggtaggtaccttcgGCTTCTAGTTTTATAAATATCCTACATTTAGAAACACTTTACGTACAATGATTGCATCAACGAGCTCTATATGTTTGTAAACGTTATGTAAAAGtttcaaaggatgatgggcacaaatgtatggaaagtggtacccgctccaatagccataaccaatatatatttcaaaaggcctttagatgtaggaaaatatctgctatggggccagttctaattcacgttttgaaagcagtaattccactaagtattataagaaagtataacacaatcatccatgtatacgagtatgtactatgactacaatctattaatataactaaaagaagcattgaaaaggaaaggattatacctacgatgaactaaccaagctattagcccttgattctctttcatcatcatcatcatgatcattttagccatagcacgtccagttgaacataggcctcccccaatggtttccacaatggccggttggttgcagcctgcatccagcgcattcccgctacctttatgaggtcgtcggtccatcttgtgggtggacttattgggtcttgtgggtttattggctttagcaacccataataaaatccttaagaagtaataaaactctaacccctttattaataaaattaagttacaccctagttgaactctggcttaaatggaaatgtcattttaatccatggttcatcctaggtgtaactttttattaataaaggggttagagttttattacttcttaaggattttattatgggttgctaaagtaagtagtttttcaaataaaaatattaatttcacaattatccctatataaataattaaagagTTAAgaaaggatgctggagcagtaaacccttcatgcctcgcataacctaagtaccatacgatggacacgtgtgATACTTCgactacacaaaaagtatgtttatgttcgaacgcaaccagatctgaggctggtggccatagtaaatgttgttcgtcttggtaagacctttcaaatgacactacaaacataactattggagccgggtaccattctgcaaaaaagtatgtttatcttcgaacacaaccagatctgcggctggtggtcatagtaaaagttgttcgtcttggtaagaactttcaaatgacactagaagcatatctatgggagccgggtaccattttgcccattgtcctttggcaAAACTATCacaaaaggacattgtcagaaacggccttagattcctgggcacagcagtaaagtatcaaaattaatctcttactttttgaatacataaatattaattagattgtaatggacacttgaggattagaaaatgaaataataaaagtcttttatatgtattccatattactatgacgacatccggacattttagggcgtggcctgctccatatcctatgaagttccataatttgtgtcgataaaatctatgtaaaatcggcacaaggcaatgccgtacttcattgttaggaatccacgtaatagtgatgttgactgcggggtagcgcattttcttacataacttttcaattcctatcattggaggtccgaaaatatttctcatacaatttgataccataatgatcattcttcataaaaaatttaaaacctacatatttaaaaacataatcattgatattcataatatcactaatcatacacttagtttttactaatatttgttttcatatatttttctatactaatgatcgaaactcataatcattcgaataaataactataatattcataaatgtgatgtatcctaatatttgttttcataaatttattactcataagtgtatttatccatattattgaaaatcatgatgtctatattcgtattttaacattaaattaatttgaaatggtccaaaacaggcaatattttgtgccacaaaactaacgtgacagaaacgaatcgctgcaaaaccgactccacgtagtcttgtctgccctacccctagagtgtaatttaaaagccggaggcgcggagggagggcagccctcgcccgctgtaacgaggctcaggcgcccgggtgagctggagcggctgaggctggtcgccgaggcgccgaaggcgccgatggcgatccaaaaagccgaagctgcggaagcaagcgtgggtgcctgagcctcgttacgcaagggcggaagggctgcacatcccgcagcgccggagacgaggagataccaatgcatgctgcatgcttgctttcatgctgcatgctctgcatgcttatctactctattaaattatatatgattttttttaaagatacgagtatgtctgttataaagtaaattattctgaacaacaacattatgagttgatgTATGTTcttaggggccatccataaagtacgtcacacgaatttcatgattttttgaccccccctccgtccttgtcacaggtggtcacatttctgagacccccccctccctagtgtgacgtcacatgttttgcaatttcacatcgaaaaattattaaattaacagcagttccgaaattagttttatttccatttaaattaagtactttttttatgaaatcaacattaggtatatcaaataattgaaacaattgaaatgtgatgtcacgaaacttaggacccctcccaccccttgtcacaccatgtcacactttgtcaaccccctccccccctctttacgtgtgacgtactttatggatgatcccttagtaacaacattattaattaaaacaatatgatcaatgaatgttatgaagaaaaaagatctgaaaataaaaattatgtattttaaatggttcttggtagtaacagtattgataaaaaaattatgattactaactgttatgagctccgatggtagtaataaaaatgtatgaataaaaaaagtatgaaaaataaaattatgaagagagattattatgaacacaaatcggtagtaagacaaagaataggatttagaattttatgtgagccaatatagaaccctcagatcatagattctatgatctgagatagaacctgactgcggtcatcatagacaataagataccgatcttgtaaataaaataaatcgtccaaattgctacagtatgactagattttaattaaaagttaaaaatatattgcacgatactacaagaagctatctaatgtgtccaactggtctaaaaggtcatgaataaaataaaaagaattgaaaaatccaatgccgcttaaagtgagagaaatgtctaaagttctaatagaattgaaagttttattcgctcaaaatgcttataacaataattggtaatacatttcaaatattaagtacctttataatgtatcgatagaaccaaaatgatgtcctctcagcttggaaagggaaaacccaggattgggggagcgctccaggcaattttcagaacatttcataggtggtagtaaataatatttattttattattaaaattgaatattttgatattgataaaattgccatatacctttcgattcaaataccgaatatttttcaatcgataaaaattatcgagaattgttaataatattcaattaaaagttgttcaatccctagccatgcatagactaagacggtaaccatggagatagttagtttggtaagtcacgtgttaaatgtcaagagtggaaagtaaacataggattcatgttatttatttacgtgcaaaatgtaagtaagtaaatcataaaagtg
This genomic interval from Ostrinia nubilalis chromosome 3, ilOstNubi1.1, whole genome shotgun sequence contains the following:
- the LOC135088147 gene encoding uncharacterized protein LOC135088147 produces the protein MVVLFALFLYYFIVSIESTLSNSEAFAIFTEGCIIPAFPLISENIKGLVGLPKKTIDCAKSYPLLISNESHIIIEEAALEHYNVMEKAQFYCCYQSFYAKKSMEDIVYESCIQFTDTIEGRHEFVRVECYYLDSIFYTDFFIFMKNTKTIAGKESNKFNVMIFGLESVSRINFLRTMPGTAKFLRDRGSVQLLGYNKLGDNSFPNLFPLLLGKSFKDENIYKYNNTIDTNMGPFVWDQYKRSGYVTALGSDSMAGLLGAYEYNLNNLPTDYYLLPFMYESRTLFKNKFYNYHMCYQNKMYYKTLLNYIYGLSRNLKDNNLFGIFWEESVSHEQLNYPHIMDSQYLNLLIKLESSGYLNETVVIFLSDHGMRWGKIVQTEQGRQEERLPLVEILLPYQFKSLYKLAYKNLQTNAHRLTTPFDMHATLIDLLDPTLLNDEEIDKRSESGLYDNQSSLFLPISKNRTCEYVGISDHWCTCYKGKQLPTGHKTRIKAAKFLIQSINSILVRFPQCHKLSIKNILDVSMVRDVRGSTFRVAVEANPGGGIFDGTLRSERGVWANSGTISRLNLYRGQSDCVTDISVKLYCYCKKP